A single Patagioenas fasciata isolate bPatFas1 chromosome 16, bPatFas1.hap1, whole genome shotgun sequence DNA region contains:
- the GID8 gene encoding glucose-induced degradation protein 8 homolog: protein MSYAEKPDEITKDEWMEKLNNLHIQRADMNRLIMNYLVTEGFKEAAEKFRMESGIEPSVDLETLDERIKIREMILKGQIQEAIALINSLHPELLDTNRYLYFHLQQQHLIELIRQRETEAALEFAQTQLAEQGEESRECLTEMERTLALLAFDNPEESPFGDLLNMMQRQKVWSEVNQAVLDYENRESTPKLAKLLKLLLWAQNELDQKKVKYPKMTDLSKGTIEEPK from the exons ATGAGTTATGCAGAAAAACCTGATGAAATCACGAAAGATGAATGGATGGAAAAACTTAATAACTTGCATATCCAGAGAGCGGACATGAACCGCCTTATCATGAACTACCTTGTTACAG AGGGCtttaaagaagcagcagagaaattTCGAATGGAGTCTGGAATTGAACCCAGTGTTGATTTAGAGACTCTCgatgaaagaataaaaattcGAGAAATGATATTGAAAGGGCAGATTCAAGAAGCTATCGCATTAATAAACAGCCTCCATCCAGAATTGCTAGATACAAACAGATATCTTTACTTTCATTTGCAG CAGCAGCATTTGATTGAACTGATTCGGCAGCGCGAGACAGAAGCAGCTCTGGAATTTGCTCAGACCCAATTAGCAGAACAAGGCGAGGAGAGCAGGGAATGCCTGACAGAAATGGAGCGTACGCTGGCTTTGCTTGCCTTTGATAATCCCGAAGAATCACCATTTGGAGACTTGCTGAACATGATGCAGCGACAGAAG GTATGGAGTGAGGTTAATCAAGCTGTTCTAGACTATGAAAATCGTGAGTCAACACCCAAGCTGGCAAAATTGCTGAAGCTACTACTGTGGGCTCAGAATGAGCTGGACCAGAAGAAAGTGAAATATCCCAAAATGACAGACCTCAGCAAGGGGACGATTGAAGAACCCAAGTAA